From Thermodesulfovibrionales bacterium:
TGATCCGCTAAATTTTCCACTGCTGAAGATTGAGGAAAAACACAAATTTACTGCATTGATAATAGGAGACACCCAGACTTATACCGATGAAGAGATAGGTTATCTGAGAGATACGATTGTAAAAGAGGTTTACGATACAGACGCAGTTTTTGCCATTCTAATGGGTGATAATGTTGGAAGCGGATATCTAAGCCTTTATCCCAGACTGCTGTCTGTACTTGGTGGTATTGGTAAACCCTATTACATGGTGGCTGGTAATCACGACATGAACTATGATTCTCCTAATGATTACCATTCACTTGATACCTTTAAGAGATATAATGGACCTACTTATTATTCCTTTGATTACGGTAAGGTACACTTTGTGGTTCTGGATAGCGTAATGTATTTAGGTAACAGGAGGTACAGAGGTGAGATAGATAATCGGCAATTAGAGTGGCTTAAAAATGACCTCTCACTTGTACCTAAAGACAAACTTATAGTACTTGCTATGCATATACCTCTGGTATCATTCCAAGACAGGTACTCTACAGTGCATCAGGTAATAAATCGCCATGTGATCTACGAATTACTTAAAGATAGAAAAGTAGTAACCCTTGGAGCCCACACCCATACATTAGAACATTTCTTACCCGGAGAGGAGGTGGATGGATGGGGGCATCCAACTCCAATTCATCAGGTTCTTGTAGGTGCAGCTTCTGGCTCATGGTGGACGGGTGATTTTGATGAGTATGGGATACCGTTCTCATTCCAGAGGTGTGGTGCTCCTCGAGGCTTCTTGTTAATGAACTTTGAAGGAAGTGATTATACAATAACATTTAAAGCTACTGGAATGCCAAAGGAACGCCAGATGTCTCTCTCCTTCTTAACAAGCTCCTTTTACAATTGGTACACCGAATTATTAAACTGGCTGAGAAGCGATCCATCAACAAGACCTGAAAGACCATCTGTTAATATCAATAATCTTCCTGATCAGGGAGTGCTGACAACATCAGAAATTACTGCAGGAGTTCCTCTTATAGTAAATGTATGGAATGGTAGAAAGGATACAGTTGTAATGTGTCACTTTGATGAAAGAGAACCAATAGCAGCTATTAGAAATATGAACATAATGGATCCCTATGCTCTACGCCACCAGCTCTCCTTGCTTCGCTGGTCTATCGGTTTCTCAGCCTTCAGACAGAACTATGGACCTGCCTATCCCCAGCCTCTACCCGAGTGGCTTCACACAGTGCAATCTCCACACATATGGACATGTGAGGTTCCAAGGGATCTCCAAAAAGGAGTACACAGTGTGGTTGTGACAGCCGCTGATGTAAATGGTAATGTGTATTCTGAAACAAAGATCTTTGAGATAAAATAATCCTTAATTAATTTACTTAAGCTGCGGGATATTTTTATCCCGCAGCTTTTTTATATTTATAACTCATCTTAAAATCACATTATAAACTCATAGCGTTTTATCTCTTGATAAATATAGAGGAAGAATACCGGATTTGGAATTAAAAAATTCTTTAAGTCTCTTTTCATCTCCTGCCACAGTTTCATCTGAAATCCTTTCCAGTATTGA
This genomic window contains:
- a CDS encoding calcineurin-like phosphoesterase C-terminal domain-containing protein — its product is MKRFRAITYFTVASLLILLFSFAAYASTNVVRGTVFWDRNGNGIMDRGEPGIPNVAVSNGKEVVLTDGLGRYKLPAYEPMIVFITKPSGYMPPLNSNNQPQFYYIHYPSGSPSAIRQYPAIPPTGPLPDPLNFPLLKIEEKHKFTALIIGDTQTYTDEEIGYLRDTIVKEVYDTDAVFAILMGDNVGSGYLSLYPRLLSVLGGIGKPYYMVAGNHDMNYDSPNDYHSLDTFKRYNGPTYYSFDYGKVHFVVLDSVMYLGNRRYRGEIDNRQLEWLKNDLSLVPKDKLIVLAMHIPLVSFQDRYSTVHQVINRHVIYELLKDRKVVTLGAHTHTLEHFLPGEEVDGWGHPTPIHQVLVGAASGSWWTGDFDEYGIPFSFQRCGAPRGFLLMNFEGSDYTITFKATGMPKERQMSLSFLTSSFYNWYTELLNWLRSDPSTRPERPSVNINNLPDQGVLTTSEITAGVPLIVNVWNGRKDTVVMCHFDEREPIAAIRNMNIMDPYALRHQLSLLRWSIGFSAFRQNYGPAYPQPLPEWLHTVQSPHIWTCEVPRDLQKGVHSVVVTAADVNGNVYSETKIFEIK